The following coding sequences lie in one Musa acuminata AAA Group cultivar baxijiao chromosome BXJ3-1, Cavendish_Baxijiao_AAA, whole genome shotgun sequence genomic window:
- the LOC135628983 gene encoding protein LIGHT-DEPENDENT SHORT HYPOCOTYLS 4-like, giving the protein MAMVPKPGSPRSDGFLTSPSSSPAAAVTSPAASAASPSLSRYESQKRRDWNTFGQYLKNHRPPLSLSRCSGAHVLEFLRYLDQFGKTKVHTPMCPFFGHPNPPSPCPCPLRQAWGSLDALIGRLRAAFEENGGKPEANPFGARAVRLYLREIREMQSKARGISYEKKKRKKQPPPPQPQPQPQPRPPHPHSPSPATGAAT; this is encoded by the coding sequence ATGGCCATGGTACCCAAGCCGGGGAGCCCTCGCTCCGATGGCTTCCTCACCAGCCCCAGCTCATCACCCGCTGCCGCGGTCACCTCACCGGCGGCCTCAGCCGCCTCCCCGTCGCTGAGCCGATACGAGTCACAGAAGCGACGCGACTGGAACACCTTCGGGCAGTACTTGAAGAATCACAGGCCGCCGCTGTCACTGTCGCGGTGCAGCGGCGCGCATGTGCTGGAGTTCCTTCGGTACCTGGACCAGTTCGGTAAGACAAAGGTGCACACTCCCATGTGCCCCTTCTTTGGCCACCCCAACCCGCCCTCCCCATGCCCGTGCCCCCTCCGCCAAGCCTGGGGCTCCCTCGACGCTCTCATCGGCCGCCTCCGTGCTGCGTTCGAGGAGAACGGCGGCAAGCCTGAGGCCAACCCCTTCGGTGCACGAGCCGTCCGGCTATACCTCCGCGAGATCCGGGAGATGCAGTCCAAAGCCCGAGGCATCAGCTACGAGAAGAAGAAGCGCAAGAAGCAGCCACCGCCACCCcaaccacagccgcagccacagccacgTCCGCCCCACCCCCACAGTCCTTCGCCGGCCACTGGTGCAGCCACCTGA